One genomic region from Apodemus sylvaticus chromosome 1, mApoSyl1.1, whole genome shotgun sequence encodes:
- the LOC127681134 gene encoding olfactory receptor 51F1, protein MLQKQDSTESPSNFTSKLPTFLLTGIPGLESAHGWISIPFCCLYATALSGNSIILFIIVTQHSLHEPMYYFLSMLSATDLGLTVSTMSTTLRILWFHANEISLDFCIVQMFFLHGFTFIESGVLVAMAFDRYVAICDPLRYTMILTNSRIIQMGFLVIMRSILLIVPLLLLLKPVSFCKRNTLSHSYCYHPDVIKLACSDTRANSICGLVDLILTTGTDIPCIVLSYILIIHSVLTIASSEERHKAFSTCVSHVGAVAVFYIPMFSLSLVHHYGRSAPKVVHAMMANVYLLLPPVLNPIIYSVKTKQIRKAILSLLFAK, encoded by the coding sequence ATGCTACAAAAGCAGGACAGCACAGAATCCCCAAGCAACTTCACATCGAAATTACCAACCTTCCTGTTGACTGGCATTCCTGGCCTAGAGTCTGCTCATGGCTGGATCTCCATCCCTTTCTGTTGTCTTTATGCCACTGCCCTCTCTGGCAACAGCATCATCCTCTTTATCATTGTGACCCAGCATAGTCTGCATGAACCTATGTACTATTTCctctccatgctctctgccaCTGACCTGGGTTTGACTGTTTCTACAATGTCAACAACTTTAAGAATCCTGTGGTTTCATGCAAATGAAATCAGCTTAGATTTTTGCATTGTTCAGATGTTTTTTCTCCATGGATTCACATTTATAGAATCTGGGGTGCTAGTGGCTATGGCTTTTGATCGCTATGTAGCAATCTGCGACCCTCTTAGATATACCATGATTCTTACTAATTCTAGAATCATTCAGATGGGCTTCCTAGTGATAATGCGCTCTATACTATTAATAGTTCCACTACTTCTGCTCCTTAAACCTGTCTCTTTCTGTAAAAGGAATACCCTCTCCCATTCCTACTGTTACCATCCAGATGTGATTAAGTTAGCATGTTCAGACACTCGGGCCAATAGCATCTGTGGACTAGTTGATCTCATTCTGACCACAGGGACAGATATTCCATGCATTGTCTTATCTTACATACTGATCATTCACTCTGTCCTTACTATTGCCTCCTCTGAAGAACGGCACAAGGCCTTCAGCACCTGTGTGTCACACGTTGGAGCAGTTGCTGTTTTCTACATCCCGATGTTTAGCCTGTCTCTGGTGCATCACTATGGTCGGTCAGCGCCCAAAGTGGTCCATGCAATGATGGCCAATGTTTACCTTCTTTTACCCCCTGTACTCAACCCCATCATCTATAGTgtgaaaaccaaacaaatcagAAAGGCTATTCTTAGTTTGCTCTTTGCAAAATGA